Part of the Halodesulfurarchaeum formicicum genome is shown below.
CGAGGCAGCCAGCTCACCGGCCACGTCGATTCCGGCCATCATGAGGTCACGAGCCTCCGAGACGGCCAGCCCGCGGTCGTCGATCAGCCGGGAGATGAGTGCCGGGTGGACGCCGAGGACGGGCCAGGCGCGCCCCGGCAGCACCTCGCTTGCTTCGGCCACCAGCGAACGGGTCGTCTCGAAGACGGGCCGGAAGTCTGCACCAGTCTCCGGTTCAACATCGAGGTGCCAGGACGGCTTGTTACAGACGAGGAGATGGGTCCCGCCGCTCCGAACGAAGTCTTTCACGGCTTCGATGCCCTTTCCCGCCCGGTCGAGATGGAGGTGGTCGTCGAGCACTGGGGTCCCCAGATCGCGCATATCGGCTCCTGGGTACGGGACGGGAAAATCGTGCTGGTCAGTCGAGGACGACGGCTTCGGTCGCGGCCGAGACGAGCGCATCGGATCGCCCGTGAGTGCCGGGTGCGATCGCGAGCGTGGCGATGCCGGCGCGGTTGGCCAACTCGATCACGGGTTTGAAGTCGGTGTCCCGGGAGGCGATCGCGAGCACGTCTAGATCAGCGTCGTGTATCGCTGCCGTGGCATCGACGGCCAGTTTTACGTCCACGTCGCCGCTGGTGACGCGCACGTCGAACCCGTGAGCCTCGCCGGCCTGAATCAGGCCGGATGGGGCCTTCTGGTCGAGGTAGAGCCGTGTAATCCCCAGTGCGCCGCGTTCGCCGGCGGTCTCGCGGAGTTCGTCGAGGTCCACGTCGAACTCCTCACGGAGGACGTTCGGACCGTCGACGAACAGCCCGACCCGGGCCGTCGACCCGAGTCGGCTGGAGAGCCATCCCATACCCGCTCGTGGGCGGGACACGAATATATGGGCTCTGATCGCCCGCTCACCGGCTCCATCTTCCAGCAACCTTCCAGTATATAGGAAGGCATTAATTGCCGGCGCCTGTGAGTTTACCTCATGGCCCTGCGGACGCCACCGCTTCACGCGGTTCACGAAACGCGAGGCGCGTCGTTTACCGATTTCGGCGGCTGGGAGATGCCGGTCGAGTTCGACTCGATCAACGAAGAAC
Proteins encoded:
- a CDS encoding NYN domain-containing protein: MGWLSSRLGSTARVGLFVDGPNVLREEFDVDLDELRETAGERGALGITRLYLDQKAPSGLIQAGEAHGFDVRVTSGDVDVKLAVDATAAIHDADLDVLAIASRDTDFKPVIELANRAGIATLAIAPGTHGRSDALVSAATEAVVLD